The DNA segment CGCTCTCCCAGAAGCGCTCGCGGAAGCGCAGCGCGACGCGGACGACCGCGCCCATCTCGAGGCAGGCGAGCGCGCGCTGCTTGGAGGCGAGCGGCGGGTCGAAGCGCACGCTGCCGGCTTGCAGCACGCCGAGCGGCAGGGTCACGACCGCCTTCCGCGCGCGCAGGGTCTGGCCGTGGGTGAGCGCGACCTCCACCTGGCCGCGGCGCCACGTCACGCGCTCGACGATGGCGTGCAGGTGAAGGTGGCACGCCGGGCCGAGCTGCGCGCGCAGGTGCTCGACCAGCAGCGAGTATCCGTTGAGGACGCGGAACTGCGCGTCGCCATCGATCTGTTCGGAAGCTTCCTCGGCTTCGATCAACCCCCAGACGCCGATGCGCTCGGGCCGCGCGGCGTGGAAGCCTTGGACGTACTGCATGGCCCAGCGTTTCGCGTCGGATCCCTGCGGGCAGCACTCGTCGACGAACTCCTGGAAGCTGCGGTCGCGCTCACCTTTCTTCATCTTGGCGAGGATGGCGTCCACCTCCGCGAAGAAGTCGTTGTCCTGCTCGAGGCGCCCGGCGCGCTTCACCCACATCTCGCCGGTGACGGGCGCGACCTCGATGCGCGCGGGTCTTGCCAGGTCGAAGATCTCCGGCGGCCGTCCGTGAACGAACTCCCGACCTTCAGGCCGGCGCGGGAGAGCTCGCCGGCGGCGACCAAGCCGGCGGCGCCGGCGCCGATAACGACGACGTCCGTAAGCGGTTTGTTTTCAGTGGATTTCACGCCTTGCCGCGCCGGCGAGTCGCCGGCGCCTACCCTCATCGAGGTGGATAGATGCGGCCCGGATGCAAGCCGTCTGCCAAATCCACATAAACTATAATCCGGCTTGCTCACGGAACCGCTTCTGACACGTCTCTTAGAGGTGTAAGTCGAGCCCCTTGTTGGGATTAGGCGAAGGGCTCGAAGAGGTAGGACGAAGTCAGGAGAAGCATGCCGGCCGAAGCCATGATTTTGACGGCGGTTGGCGCTCGCGGTCCCAAATCTCTCCCCGCAGTGCGGGGGCGCATGGTCAGTCAGGCCCTGAATCGCGCAGACGACAGCCTGTTGATCCGAGGGGCGCAGCGCGGCGACCGCGCAGCGTTCGAAGAACTCGTGCGCCAGTACGACCGCAGCGTCCTGCGCCTCGCGCTCCACCTCACCGGGTCGGAGCAGGACGCACAAGACATCTACCAGGAAGCGTTCCTGAAGGCGTACCGCAACATCGGGAGCTTCCGCTTCGAGTGTTCGTTCTACACCTGGATGTACCGGATCGTGACGAACCTGTGTCTCGACCACATCCGGAAACGCCAGGTGCGCAAGGAAGACTCGGGCGTGGTCACGGACTCGGACGGCGAAGAGTACAGCGTGCTCGACCAGGTGAAGGACGCGCGCGCGCACGCCAACCCGGAGCACGACCTGATGCGCCGGGAGCTGGGCGGCAAGATCCAACACGCGCTCGGGCGGCTCACACCGCGCGAGCGCATGGTGTTCGAGCTGAAGCACTACCAGGGCCTGAAACTGCGGACGATCGGCGAAATGCTGAACACGACCGAAGAGACGGCCAAGAACACGTTGTTCCGCGCGACGCAGAAGCTGCGGGCTTCGCTCGCGCCGATGAGGTAAGACCATGAACTGCGATTGGGTGAAGGAAAACGCGGCGCTGTACATCTACGACGAGCTGACGGACGCCGAGCGGCACGAGGTGGAGCAGCACGCGGAGCGCTGCGCGGCGTGCAAGCGGGAGCTGGCCGCCGCGGGCGACTTCAAGATGACGATGTCGGCGGTGGCGGTCGAGGAGCCCTCTCCGAACCTGCTGGCGGCCTCGCGCATGAGGCTGCAGGAAGCGCTCGAGACCGCGCACCAGTCGGGCGGCTGGTCGCGCTTCGCGTTCGATGTTGCCGGGTGGCTGCAGCAGGTGAAGCTGGCGCCCGCGCTGACGGTGGCGCTGCTCATCTTCGGATTCGCCGGCGGCGTGATGACGACCTACGCGATGCTGCGCAAGGGCGGGACGATCACGACTCCGACGGCGCAGGGACCGGCGCCGGACCAGCCTGCCATCGCGTCGATCAGCGGCATCACGCAGGAGCCCGGGTCGAACAAGGTGCACATCAACTACAGCACGCTGACGCCGGCGCAGGCGGAGGGTTCGCTCGACGACCCGGCCATCCAGCAGCTGCTGTTGTTCGCGGCGCGGAACAACACGAACTCGGGCGTGCGCATGGATTCGGTCGCGCTGCTGACGCAGAAGCCGGAAGACTCGAAGGTGCGCGAGGCGCTCATCTACGCGCTGCGCTACGACAAGAACGTGGGCGTGCGCCTGAAGTCGCTGGAAGCGCTGAAGCCGTACGTGAAGGAAGACATGCGGGTGCGCGACGCGATGCTGGAGGCGCTGATGGGCGACTCCAACCCGGGCGTGCGCACGCAGGCGCTCAACGTGATCCGGCAGGTGAAGCAGGACGCGAGCGTGCGCGCGGTGCTGATGCAGCTCGCCGACAAGGATCCGAACAACTTCATCAAGAACGAATCGAAGCGCATCCTGGCGCAAGCGCCGGAGATGGACTAAGGGTTTTCGACCGGAGAGAAAGGCTGTAACGGACAAGTGAAGCGCATCTTTCAACTCGGAGCAGTGCTGGCGCTGGCGGCGACGCTGGGCGTGGCCGACCAGTCGTATTCCGCGGCCCCGGACCAGTCGTGGGACCAGATGGGCGGGCTGGGCGAGACGCCGGCAGGCAGCTCCTCGAACATCTCTCGCGAAGGCAACGCCTGGGTGCAGCAGACGACGGGCGAGCTGCCGACGGCGAAGATCATCAAGGTCTCGACCGACGCGGGCTCGGTGCGGGTGACGGGCGCGGACCGCGGCAACGTGAGCTACACGCTGCGCAAGAAGGTCTACGGCGGCAGCGAGGAAGCGGCGAAGCGGCGCTTCGAGCAGTTCAAGATCGCGGCGTGGACGACGGGCGAGGTGGCCGCGTTCCGCGGGCAATGCGAATCGACGCACGGGCGGGCGTCGGTGGATTTCGACATCCAGGTGCCGCGCGGCGTGCAGCTGGTGTTCGTGCGCACGCAGGGCGGTGGCATCGCGACCAGCAACATCTGGGGCCGCGTGGACCTGGAGACGATGGGCGGCTCCATCGCGCTCGACCAGGTCGGCGGCAGCATCGTGGCCTCGACCTTGGGCGGCTCGATCGACGTGGGCTCGGCGGGCGCGGACGTGAAGGTCGAGACCTCAGGCGGCTCCATCACCATCCGGAACGCCGCGGGTTTCACGCGCGCGGAGACTTCCGGCGGTTCCATCGACGTCGGGACGATCAAGGCGCCGGCGTACCTCGATACGGCGGGCGGCTCGATCCGGGCGCAGCAGATCGGCGGCGACCTGACGGCGGAGACGGCGGGCGGCAACATCGACGTGGGCGACGTGGCGGGCATCGCGAAGCTCTCGACCGCGGGCGGCTCGATCCGGCTGGGCTCGTCGGGCGGGCGCGTGGACGCCGACACCGCCGGCGGCTCCATCAAGCTGATGCAGGTGAAGGGCGGCGCCAAGGCGGAGACCGCCGGGGGGTCGATCTTCGTGGAGTTCGTGGGCCCGAGGAGCGCGTTCAGCGATTCGCGATTCGAGACCACCGCGGGTGACATCATCGTGGTACTCCCGTCTAACCTGGGAGTGAACATCCGGGCAGCCATCGAGCAAGCGCACGGTCACAAGATCCGCAGCGACTTCTCGGAGCTGAAGATCTCCAGCGAAGGCGATGGCGACTGGGGAGCGCCCAAGACGATCTGGGCGGAAGGCACGATCAACGGCGGCGGGCCATTCCTGAAGGCCTCGACCACCATCGGGAACATCGAGTTCAGGAAAGGGAAGTAGGAGAACGATCATGCGCAGTCCTAGCAGCAGATTCTTCGCCGTCCTCGCGGTGCTGGTCCTTGCGTCGGCCGCGTGGGCGGGAGAAGGGCAGAGCTACCTGGGCGTGGACGTGGACGACGTGACGGCGGACCGCGTGCAGGCCCTGAAGCTGAAGTCGGAAGCGGGCGTCGAGATCACGATGGTGGACAACGACGCCCCGGCCGGCAAGGCGGGGCTCAAGGAGCACGACGTCATCCTGCAGTTCAACGGGCAGGGTGTGGGAAGCGTGGAGCAGTTGCGGCGGATGATCCGCGAGACGCCGCCGGGCCGCACCGTGCAGCTCACCATCAGCCGCGACGGCAACCAGCAGAATCTTTCGGTCACGCTGGCGGACAAGAAGATGGTCTACAAGACCTGGGTGCAGCCGCGCATCGTGATGCCGCGGACGCCGCGCGCGCCCGACGCGCCGCGCATGATCGAGATCCCGGAGATCTACGTCACCACCACGTCCACCAGCCGCGTCGGGCTGGTGCTGGAGCCGCTGACCACGCAACTGGGCGAGTTCTTCGGCGTGAAGAACGGCGAGGGCCTGCTGGTGCGCTCGGTGGAGAAGGGTTCGCCGGCCGAGAGCGCGGGCTTCAAGGCGGGCGACGTGATCGTGAAGGTGGAGCAGGAGCCGGTGGGCGACCGCGGCGACTGGCGCAGCGCGTTGCGCAACAAGAGCGGCAAGGTGCCGGTCGGCATCGTGCGCGACAAGCGCGAGCAGACGCTCACCCTTACCCTGCCGGACAAGAAGCAATCGTCCAACCGCAACCGCATCGTGCTTCCCGACTTCGACCTCGATCTCGACTTCGATTTCGACGAGCTGGCCGCCATCGGCCCCGAGGCCATGGAGCTGGCCATGCTCAAGGCGAAGGTCGAGTGGGACAAGAACAAGGACCAGGTCAAGAAAGAGATGTCGAAGGCCAAGACCAAGCTGAAGCAGGATATGCAGAAGCAGAAGCAGGAGCTCAAGCGGCAGCAGGAAGAGCTGAAGCAGCAGCATAAAGAGCTGAAAGAAAAGCAGTTGCGGGAACCGGACGACGACAACGAATAGCGGCTGTCGCCGTAACCCCAGGGCCGCCCGGAGCCGGCCCTTCTTCTTTGCGCACCCGAATTTGCGCACCCAAGGGGCGGCGGCTATCATCTAAGGGTACGTCGATGCACCTGTCTGTCCTACTGCTGGCATTGCTGAGCGCGGTGCCCTCCCCGATGGAGGGCGCGACGGCCTCGGCGTGCGAGCGCGCCGCGGCCGCGGACGTCTATCGCGTCCTCGACTGCGAGCAGAGCGACGCCTTCCTCGCCACCGCCGCAGCGTTCGACGCGTGCGACGCCGAGGATGACGACGACGCGAGCGACCTTCGCCGTCGCGCCGTCCAGGCACAGCCGCAGCATCCGACCGCCGAGACCCCGGCCGTCGCGACCGCTTTTCCGACTTCCCTCCCTGGTACCGGCCACGCCCGCGCGGCATGCGAGCGCCCGGTGGCGCGCACCCGCTTCCACAAGGAAGCCATCCCGCGCGCCCGCGCCCAGTTGCCCGACCCCGCGCCCGTCCTCTAGACGCAAATCAGTCCCACTCGCTCCCGCGCTCGCGCGGTGAGCGGCTGCGTCCACCTATTTTCCGGCGTCCGCCGAGGCGGATGCCCACAAGGAGAACAGTATGAAGAAGTTGATGATCGCTGTGTTCGTGTTTGCACTGTCGCTCGGCCTGTACGCTTCCGACAAGAGCAAGTCGTCGTCGAAGGCGCCCGCGGCCCCCAAGACCGCCAGCCTGACCGGCTGCGTGGAAGGCTCGGCTGGTTCCTACATGGTGAAGAAGGGGTCGAAGGACGTCCCGGTCACCAGCAGCGAGGACCTGGCGGGTCACGTGGGCCACAAAGTGAAGCTGACCGGCACCTGGGAGAAGGGCGCGGACGCGAAGTCCAGGACCTTCAACGCCACCAAGGTGAACATGGTGTCGGAGAGCTGCCACGCGAAGGCCGCGAAGAGCAGCACGAAGACGTCCAAGAAGACGAAGAGCTAACCCTCACCAACGCTGCGGGGTCCGGCTTCGGCCGGGCCCCTTTTTTTCGATTACCTTCGTAAGATTACTTTCGTCAGATGTAGGGCCGGTTTTTTTGTTGCCGCGAAAAGGCGTGCTTGTAATATCGGAGAAGCCTCCCGGGCTGCCCATGGAGATCCAACTCAACGCACTGGTCTGTAGCGCCGATCAGCGGACGGTCAAGGTCCTGCAGGTCCTGCTCGGCGAGATGAGCATCGCGATGGAGCTGTGCGCCTCGCGCGATGATGCGGCGCGTCACCTGGTGACGCGGCGCTTCGACGGCGTCTTCGTCGACGGGGCGATCGAGCGCTCCGCCGACCTGCTGCGCGACATCAAGGAAAGCCCGGGCGGGCAGCGCGCGGTCTCGTTCGCCATCCTCGAGGGCATGACGAGCGTGAAGGAGGCGTTCACCTTCGGCGCGGGCTTCATCCTCTACAAGCCGCTCTCGATCGAGAAGACCAAGACCAGCCTGCGCGCGGCGCACGGCCTGATGATGCGGGAGCGCCGCCGCCACTTCCGTCACAACCTGGAGGACGTGGCCGCGACGCTCATGTTCACCGGCGCGCCGAACAAGACGGCCGAGATCCTGGACCTGAGCGAGGGCGGCATGGCGCTGCGGCTGAGCGAGTACACCGAGCGGCGCGGCCAATTGCGCGCGCGCTTCCTGCTCCCTGGCCATGCGCAGCCCCTCGAGGCGGAAGGCGAGATCACCTGGGCCGACGATCACGGGCGCGTCGGCGTCCACTTCACTTCGATGGCCGACAGCGCGCAGGGCGCGCTCGTCAACTGGCTGGCGGAGCGCGGGCGCGTGGCGGCAGAAGACCCGCACGCCGCGATCCAATCGCGCTCCAGCAAGAAGAAGAAGAGTACGGGAGGGCGCGTGGGGGCGGTGCAGGAGGTCGTTGCCGCCGTGGCGACCTCGGACAAACCGGCGGCCCCGGCCCCGGCTCCGGAGGAGACACTGCCGCGCGCGCGGCAGAGCATCCGCGCGGGGCTCGACGTCGGCCTTTCCGTGGTCACCATCCGCAGCGGACAGCCGGTGCTGCTGCAGGCGGTGTGCGAGGACATCAGCTCGGAAGGCCTCGGCGCCAAGGTGCACGGCGACCTGGCGCCGGGCGAGCCGGTGCTGCTGCACCTGAGCCTGCCGTCGCTGGAGTCGATGAAGGTGCACGCCGACGTGCGCCACCGCCGGCGCAGCCGCGTGGGCTTTGAGTTCGTGGGGCTGACGCGCGAGCAGCACAAGCAGCTCACGGAAGTGTGCGAAGTGCTGCCCGCCGCGGAATGAAACCGCTCTTGGCTATTGGCTCTTCGCTTTTGACCAAAAGCCAAACAGCAGCTTATCCGTTCCACACCTTGAACAGCAGGGAGCCGTTCGTCCCGCCGAAGCCGAACGAGTTGGAGAGCGCGTACTCGATGGTCGCCTTGCGCGACTTGTTGGGCACGTAGTCGAGGTCGCACTCGGGATCCGGGTTGTCGTGGTTGATGGTGGGCGGCAGCACCTGGTCGCGCAGCGCGAGCACGGTGATGCCGGCCTCGAGCCCGCCGGCGCCGCCCAGCAGGTGTCCGGTCATGGACTTGGTGGAGCTGACCGCCAGCTGGTTGGCATGCTCTCCGAACGCGCCCTTCACCGCCTGCGACTCCTGCTTGTCGCCCAGCGGCGTGGAGGTGCCGTGCGCGTTGACGTAGCCGACGACGGTCGGCGGAACGCCGGCGTCGGCGAGCGTGTTCTTCATCACGCGCACCGCGCCCTCGCCGCCCTCGGCGGGCTGGGTGATGTGGTAGGCGTCGCCGCTCATGCCGTACCCCACGAGCTCGGCCAGGATCTTGGCGCCGCGCGCCCTGGCGTGCTCCAGCTCTTCCAGGATCAGGATCCCGGCGCCTTCGCCCACGACAAAGCCGTCGCGGCCCTGGTCCCAGGGGCGGGAAGCCTTCTCGGGTTCGTCATTGCGGGTGGAGAGCGCGCGCATGGCAGCGAAGCCGCCGATGCCCATGGGCGTGATCGCGGCCTCGGTGCCGCCGGCGATCATGACGTCGGCCGCGCCGCGCTGGATGATCTTCATGGCGTCGCCGATGGAGTGCGCCGAGGTGGTGCAGGCGGTGGCGGTGGCTTCGTTCGGCCCCTTCGCACCCCAGCGGATGCTCACGTGCCCGGCGGCGAGGTTCACGATGGCGGCGGGGATGAAGAACGGCGAGATCTTGCGCGGGCCGCCCTCGAGCAGGTTGCGATGCTCGCGCTCGATGACGTCGAAGCCGCCGAT comes from the Terriglobales bacterium genome and includes:
- a CDS encoding PDZ domain-containing protein, producing MRSPSSRFFAVLAVLVLASAAWAGEGQSYLGVDVDDVTADRVQALKLKSEAGVEITMVDNDAPAGKAGLKEHDVILQFNGQGVGSVEQLRRMIRETPPGRTVQLTISRDGNQQNLSVTLADKKMVYKTWVQPRIVMPRTPRAPDAPRMIEIPEIYVTTTSTSRVGLVLEPLTTQLGEFFGVKNGEGLLVRSVEKGSPAESAGFKAGDVIVKVEQEPVGDRGDWRSALRNKSGKVPVGIVRDKREQTLTLTLPDKKQSSNRNRIVLPDFDLDLDFDFDELAAIGPEAMELAMLKAKVEWDKNKDQVKKEMSKAKTKLKQDMQKQKQELKRQQEELKQQHKELKEKQLREPDDDNE
- a CDS encoding sigma-70 family RNA polymerase sigma factor, coding for MIRGAQRGDRAAFEELVRQYDRSVLRLALHLTGSEQDAQDIYQEAFLKAYRNIGSFRFECSFYTWMYRIVTNLCLDHIRKRQVRKEDSGVVTDSDGEEYSVLDQVKDARAHANPEHDLMRRELGGKIQHALGRLTPRERMVFELKHYQGLKLRTIGEMLNTTEETAKNTLFRATQKLRASLAPMR
- a CDS encoding PilZ domain-containing protein; this translates as MEIQLNALVCSADQRTVKVLQVLLGEMSIAMELCASRDDAARHLVTRRFDGVFVDGAIERSADLLRDIKESPGGQRAVSFAILEGMTSVKEAFTFGAGFILYKPLSIEKTKTSLRAAHGLMMRERRRHFRHNLEDVAATLMFTGAPNKTAEILDLSEGGMALRLSEYTERRGQLRARFLLPGHAQPLEAEGEITWADDHGRVGVHFTSMADSAQGALVNWLAERGRVAAEDPHAAIQSRSSKKKKSTGGRVGAVQEVVAAVATSDKPAAPAPAPEETLPRARQSIRAGLDVGLSVVTIRSGQPVLLQAVCEDISSEGLGAKVHGDLAPGEPVLLHLSLPSLESMKVHADVRHRRRSRVGFEFVGLTREQHKQLTEVCEVLPAAE
- the fabF gene encoding beta-ketoacyl-ACP synthase II; amino-acid sequence: MARRVVVTGLGLICAVGNSTEEAWKNLLAGQSGVHKITQFDASAFACQIAAEVRNFDPLQFIEKKELKKMGRFIHLALAATEEAVKSSGLQVTPQNAERVGVHIGSGIGGFDVIEREHRNLLEGGPRKISPFFIPAAIVNLAAGHVSIRWGAKGPNEATATACTTSAHSIGDAMKIIQRGAADVMIAGGTEAAITPMGIGGFAAMRALSTRNDEPEKASRPWDQGRDGFVVGEGAGILILEELEHARARGAKILAELVGYGMSGDAYHITQPAEGGEGAVRVMKNTLADAGVPPTVVGYVNAHGTSTPLGDKQESQAVKGAFGEHANQLAVSSTKSMTGHLLGGAGGLEAGITVLALRDQVLPPTINHDNPDPECDLDYVPNKSRKATIEYALSNSFGFGGTNGSLLFKVWNG
- a CDS encoding HEAT repeat domain-containing protein; this translates as MNCDWVKENAALYIYDELTDAERHEVEQHAERCAACKRELAAAGDFKMTMSAVAVEEPSPNLLAASRMRLQEALETAHQSGGWSRFAFDVAGWLQQVKLAPALTVALLIFGFAGGVMTTYAMLRKGGTITTPTAQGPAPDQPAIASISGITQEPGSNKVHINYSTLTPAQAEGSLDDPAIQQLLLFAARNNTNSGVRMDSVALLTQKPEDSKVREALIYALRYDKNVGVRLKSLEALKPYVKEDMRVRDAMLEALMGDSNPGVRTQALNVIRQVKQDASVRAVLMQLADKDPNNFIKNESKRILAQAPEMD
- a CDS encoding NAD(P)/FAD-dependent oxidoreductase yields the protein MKRAGRLEQDNDFFAEVDAILAKMKKGERDRSFQEFVDECCPQGSDAKRWAMQYVQGFHAARPERIGVWGLIEAEEASEQIDGDAQFRVLNGYSLLVEHLRAQLGPACHLHLHAIVERVTWRRGQVEVALTHGQTLRARKAVVTLPLGVLQAGSVRFDPPLASKQRALACLEMGAVVRVALRFRERFWESVKDAAGKSLAELGFLFSEDPHFPTWWSQLPARTAVLTAWSAGPRGEQNSGLSHDALSRRALDSLASLLDFDRARLGALLLSAHAHDWQSDPFARGGYSYLAAGGEGAERELAAPLDDTLFFAGEAANFEGHNGTVNGAMMTGYRVARELLERL